A window of the Synechococcus sp. LTW-R genome harbors these coding sequences:
- a CDS encoding ATP-dependent RecD-like DNA helicase: MSALASAVLDSLQRLLPPKQSSALLPAVVQALIQALEEGELGLDCRGPAPDGISPEDWPAAALSALNGAGWLVDAAEAATAPEAPIVQDGLVLRWRRWQTQLQQCLAAIEERAQRQRACREADHQASMAAAAKAGLDTQQCQAVSAALRQGLVLLTGGPGTGKTSTVVQMLAACLRQRPGLRIQLAAPTGKAAARLASAVNRDNTQLPSSTLHRLLEAQGELRFGRNRRHPLELDLLVVDELSMVDLPLMAALLEALPADAQLLLIGDANQLPPVGTGAVLEELCRPERRPLLGDAAVELRTTYRNNGAIAALAEALRQRPSGPQGELLQELQPSLQPLTPKDNVTWIEAPSRSLPPALLEAVQGQAAALRDSCQALVWREGRPDPDQSAALLAQLEELVVLSPIRQGPWGVEAVHRALLGDLAKSAPLHWPPGTPVLNRLNRPDQGLANGDIGVVVQQGSERRVLMPGQRLLHPAQLNGAEPAFALTVHKSQGSQYKTVQFLLPANRPLDPRLIYTGLTRAQRQAYLFTPLGISSRQNQNAP; this comes from the coding sequence ATGAGCGCCCTGGCTTCCGCGGTCCTCGACAGCCTGCAGCGGCTGCTGCCCCCCAAACAGAGCAGCGCCCTGTTGCCGGCCGTGGTGCAGGCCCTCATCCAGGCCTTGGAGGAGGGCGAATTGGGCCTGGATTGCCGGGGCCCTGCCCCGGATGGGATCAGCCCCGAGGACTGGCCCGCCGCCGCCCTCTCCGCCCTCAATGGGGCGGGCTGGCTGGTGGACGCCGCGGAAGCCGCGACGGCACCGGAGGCACCGATCGTTCAGGACGGCCTCGTGCTGCGCTGGCGGCGCTGGCAGACCCAACTGCAGCAGTGCCTGGCTGCGATCGAGGAGCGGGCCCAACGCCAACGGGCCTGCCGCGAGGCGGACCACCAAGCGTCGATGGCCGCCGCCGCCAAAGCGGGCCTGGACACCCAGCAATGCCAGGCCGTCTCCGCCGCCCTGCGTCAGGGCCTGGTGTTGCTCACCGGCGGCCCGGGAACCGGCAAGACCTCGACAGTCGTGCAGATGTTGGCGGCTTGCCTGCGCCAGAGGCCGGGGCTGCGCATCCAACTGGCGGCCCCCACCGGCAAGGCCGCAGCCCGCCTGGCGAGCGCGGTCAACCGGGACAACACCCAGCTCCCCAGCAGCACCCTGCACCGACTGTTGGAAGCCCAGGGGGAACTGCGCTTTGGCCGCAACCGCCGCCATCCGCTCGAACTGGATCTGCTGGTGGTCGATGAGCTCTCGATGGTGGATCTACCGCTGATGGCGGCCCTGCTCGAGGCGCTGCCGGCGGACGCACAACTGCTGCTGATCGGGGATGCCAACCAACTGCCTCCGGTGGGCACCGGAGCGGTCCTCGAGGAGCTCTGCCGGCCGGAACGCCGCCCCCTCCTGGGGGACGCCGCGGTGGAACTGCGCACCACGTATCGCAATAACGGAGCGATCGCCGCCCTGGCCGAGGCACTGCGGCAACGGCCGAGCGGTCCCCAAGGAGAACTGCTGCAGGAGCTGCAACCGAGCCTCCAGCCCCTCACGCCCAAGGACAACGTCACCTGGATCGAAGCCCCCAGTCGCAGCCTGCCGCCTGCCTTGCTGGAGGCGGTGCAAGGGCAAGCGGCGGCCCTGCGCGACAGCTGCCAAGCACTGGTGTGGCGGGAGGGACGCCCCGACCCCGACCAGAGCGCAGCCCTGCTCGCCCAACTGGAGGAGCTGGTGGTGCTCAGCCCGATCCGTCAGGGGCCCTGGGGGGTGGAGGCGGTGCATCGCGCGCTCCTCGGTGATCTCGCCAAGAGCGCTCCACTGCACTGGCCGCCAGGGACCCCGGTGCTCAACCGCCTGAACCGCCCCGACCAGGGCCTGGCGAATGGCGATATCGGGGTTGTGGTGCAACAGGGCTCGGAACGCCGCGTCCTGATGCCCGGCCAACGGCTCCTGCACCCTGCTCAACTCAATGGCGCCGAGCCGGCCTTCGCCTTAACGGTGCACAAGTCCCAAGGGAGCCAGTACAAAACCGTGCAGTTCCTGCTGCCGGCGAATCGGCCGTTGGATCCCCGCTTGATCTACACGGGCCTGACACGGGCCCAACGGCAGGCCTACCTCTTCACCCCGCTGGGGATCAGCAGCAGACAAAACCAGAACGCTCCCTAG
- a CDS encoding phosphomannose isomerase type II C-terminal cupin domain yields the protein MSETGIVHRPWGWFETIGAGEGYLVKRLCIKAGHRLSLQRHRHRLEHWVVVSGSGQLECDGSTIQAKAGTTLLVPCGAVHRAAATSENLLIVEVQRGEHLSEDDIERLADDYARVKC from the coding sequence ATGAGCGAGACCGGCATCGTTCACCGGCCCTGGGGTTGGTTTGAAACCATCGGTGCCGGCGAGGGGTACCTGGTCAAACGGCTCTGCATTAAGGCCGGCCACCGGCTCAGCCTCCAACGCCATCGCCACCGTCTGGAGCACTGGGTGGTCGTGAGTGGCTCCGGGCAACTGGAATGCGACGGATCAACGATTCAGGCGAAGGCCGGCACCACCCTGCTGGTGCCCTGCGGCGCCGTGCACCGAGCCGCCGCAACAAGCGAGAACCTGCTCATCGTTGAAGTGCAGCGCGGCGAACACCTGAGCGAGGACGACATCGAGCGCCTGGCGGACGACTACGCAAGGGTGAAGTGTTAA
- a CDS encoding DEAD/DEAH box helicase, translated as MTNTPCESATSSVDLSALDLASSQDSAPSESIEITKTEPSQKHGFAAFGFSNEILEALAEIGYSEPSPIQAAAIPELMLGRDLVGQAQTGTGKTAAFALPMLAALDETQRTPQVLVLTPTRELAIQVADSFKSYATKLPHLRVLALYGGSDFRDQIHKLKRGVQIVVGTPGRVMDHMRQGTLDVSGLRSLVLDEADEMLRMGFIDDVEWVLSQLPEKRQVVLFSATMPSEIRRISHQYLNSPAEITIKTKGSDSSRIQQRFITVNGPMKLEALSRVLEAETKEGVIIFARTKAITVTVAEALEAKGYGVAVLNGDVAQNQRERTIERLKNGTVDVLVATDVAARGLDVDRISLVINYDIPFDSEAYVHRIGRTGRAGRTGNAILFVTPRERRFITGLERAVGRSIDPMEIPSNASINQSRLDRLRERLSETVTGLKTEETSNLSEQQALLSEIIKRVGQESEVSPEQLALAALQMAVGDQPLLVHDDEKWIRQQPQSRDGRRNDRFGDRDRGPRGGNRGPREQAGPPEDHMDRFRIEVGWRDRIKPGNIVGAIANESGLNGRSIGRIQIFDSHSLVDLPKGMPDDVFQNLKRLKVLNRELQISRI; from the coding sequence GTGACCAATACCCCCTGCGAGAGCGCAACCAGCTCTGTGGATCTCAGCGCGCTCGATTTGGCCAGCAGCCAAGACAGCGCACCGAGCGAAAGCATCGAAATCACCAAGACAGAACCCAGTCAGAAGCACGGGTTTGCCGCCTTCGGCTTCTCCAACGAAATCCTCGAAGCCCTCGCGGAGATCGGCTACAGCGAGCCCTCCCCGATCCAGGCGGCTGCCATTCCTGAGCTGATGCTCGGCCGCGACCTGGTGGGTCAAGCCCAGACCGGTACCGGCAAAACGGCGGCCTTCGCCCTGCCGATGCTGGCGGCCCTCGATGAGACCCAACGCACCCCCCAGGTGCTGGTGCTCACCCCCACCCGTGAGCTCGCCATCCAGGTGGCCGACTCCTTTAAGAGCTACGCCACCAAACTTCCCCACCTACGGGTCCTGGCCCTCTACGGCGGCTCGGACTTCCGCGATCAGATCCACAAGCTCAAGCGCGGGGTTCAGATCGTGGTCGGCACCCCCGGCCGGGTGATGGACCACATGCGTCAGGGCACCCTCGATGTCTCCGGGCTGCGCAGCCTGGTGCTCGACGAAGCCGACGAGATGCTGCGCATGGGCTTCATCGACGACGTCGAGTGGGTCCTGAGCCAACTGCCTGAGAAGCGTCAGGTGGTGCTCTTCTCGGCAACAATGCCCAGCGAGATCCGCCGGATCTCCCACCAGTACCTGAACAGCCCCGCTGAGATCACGATCAAGACCAAGGGGTCTGATTCCAGCCGGATCCAGCAGCGCTTCATCACGGTCAATGGTCCGATGAAGCTCGAGGCTCTAAGCCGCGTGCTCGAGGCCGAGACCAAAGAAGGCGTGATCATCTTCGCCCGCACCAAGGCGATCACGGTGACCGTGGCCGAAGCCTTGGAAGCCAAGGGCTATGGAGTCGCGGTCCTCAACGGTGACGTGGCCCAGAACCAGCGGGAGCGCACGATTGAGCGCCTCAAGAACGGCACCGTGGACGTGCTGGTGGCCACCGATGTCGCCGCCCGCGGCCTGGATGTGGACCGGATCAGCCTGGTCATCAACTACGACATCCCCTTCGACTCCGAGGCCTACGTCCACCGCATTGGCCGCACCGGCCGTGCTGGCCGCACCGGCAACGCGATCCTGTTCGTGACGCCGCGCGAGCGCCGCTTCATCACAGGTCTTGAGCGTGCCGTTGGTCGCTCCATCGATCCGATGGAGATCCCCTCCAACGCGAGCATCAACCAGAGCCGCCTGGATCGCCTGCGCGAGCGCCTGAGCGAAACCGTGACCGGGCTCAAGACCGAGGAGACCAGCAACCTCAGCGAACAGCAGGCGCTGCTTTCAGAAATCATCAAGCGCGTTGGCCAGGAAAGTGAGGTCAGCCCTGAGCAGCTGGCCCTGGCCGCCCTTCAGATGGCCGTGGGCGACCAGCCCCTGCTGGTCCATGACGATGAGAAGTGGATCCGCCAACAACCCCAGTCCCGCGATGGCCGCCGCAACGATCGCTTTGGCGATCGCGATCGCGGTCCCCGCGGAGGCAACCGCGGACCCCGCGAGCAAGCCGGTCCTCCGGAAGATCACATGGATCGCTTCCGCATCGAGGTGGGCTGGCGCGACCGGATCAAGCCCGGAAACATCGTGGGCGCCATTGCCAATGAGTCGGGTCTGAACGGCCGCAGCATCGGTCGCATTCAAATCTTCGACAGCCACAGCCTCGTGGACCTGCCCAAGGGCATGCCCGACGACGTCTTCCAAAACCTGAAGCGCCTAAAGGTGTTGAATCGCGAACTTCAGATCTCTCGCATCTAA
- a CDS encoding RNA-binding protein, with translation MTIYVGNLSFQAEQEDLLDLFSQYGEVSKCSLPLDRETGRKRGFAFVEMANDADEQKAIDDLQNVEWMGRMIRVNKATPREGGGGGGRGGYGGGGGNRGGGYGGGGGGRGGYGGGGYGGGGGGGYGGGGGGGYGGGGGDNRW, from the coding sequence ATGACCATTTACGTTGGAAACCTCTCGTTCCAAGCCGAACAAGAGGATCTGCTCGACCTGTTCAGCCAGTACGGCGAGGTGAGCAAGTGCAGCCTTCCCCTCGATCGTGAGACCGGCCGCAAGCGCGGTTTCGCGTTCGTCGAGATGGCGAACGACGCTGACGAGCAGAAAGCCATCGACGATCTGCAGAACGTCGAGTGGATGGGTCGCATGATCCGTGTCAACAAAGCAACCCCCCGTGAAGGCGGCGGCGGCGGCGGTCGTGGCGGCTACGGCGGCGGCGGCGGCAACCGTGGCGGTGGCTACGGCGGCGGCGGCGGCGGCCGTGGTGGCTACGGCGGTGGCGGCTACGGCGGCGGCGGCGGTGGCGGCTACGGCGGCGGCGGCGGTGGCGGCTACGGCGGCGGCGGCGGCGACAACCGCTGGTGA
- a CDS encoding ABC transporter ATP-binding protein, translating to MTPAQPPLRRLLRTLRPHRRLVRLAALCSVLNKLFDLAPPVLIALAVNVVVQQDTSWLASWGVTSIPGQLGVLAGLSFVIWSAESLFEYLYALLWRNLAQTVQHELRLEAYAHLQRLEMGFFESSSSGRLLAILNDDINQLERFLDHGANEVLQLITTVLAVGGAMVWLSPAVAGVSFLPIPLILWGSLHFQKRLQPRYREVRERSGDLASRLANNLGGMLTIKSYAAEQWESERLCEQSRAYQRSNRKAIRLSAAFIPLIRFAILFAFLAILVIGGLQAWRGAIDVGTYSFLVFITQRLLWPLTSLGRTLDDYQRAMASTQRVLDLVDTPIAIPSGDRPLPRQSVRGQIRFEGVNFGYSGRDLLLRDFDLEIPAGSTLGIVGATGSGKSTIVKLLLRLYELQSGTIRLDGQPVQTLELGDLRKAIGLVSQEVFLFHGTVAENIAYGSFEASRSAIERAAQLAEASRFIEALPQGYDTVVGERGQRLSGGQRQRIALARAILKNPPVLILDEATAAVDNETEAAIQRSLDRITSERTTLVIAHRLSTVRHADRIVVMDQGRIVESGSHEELIAAGGAYVNLWRVQAGLRQDEALAL from the coding sequence ATGACCCCAGCCCAACCCCCACTGCGCCGCCTGTTGCGCACCCTGAGGCCCCATCGCCGCTTGGTGCGGTTGGCCGCGCTCTGCTCGGTGCTGAACAAGTTGTTCGACCTGGCGCCACCCGTCTTGATCGCCCTAGCGGTCAACGTGGTGGTGCAGCAGGACACCTCCTGGCTGGCCAGCTGGGGGGTGACGTCGATCCCGGGGCAACTCGGGGTCCTGGCGGGACTCTCCTTTGTGATCTGGAGCGCGGAATCGCTGTTCGAATACCTCTATGCCCTGCTCTGGCGCAACTTGGCCCAGACGGTGCAGCACGAGCTCAGGCTGGAGGCCTACGCCCATCTCCAACGCCTGGAGATGGGCTTTTTCGAATCCAGCTCCAGTGGCCGCCTGCTGGCGATCCTGAATGACGACATCAACCAGCTCGAGCGCTTCCTCGACCATGGAGCGAACGAGGTTCTGCAGCTGATCACGACCGTCCTGGCGGTGGGCGGTGCGATGGTCTGGCTCTCACCGGCGGTGGCTGGGGTTTCGTTTTTGCCCATTCCCCTGATCCTCTGGGGCTCACTGCACTTCCAGAAGCGGCTGCAACCGCGCTACCGCGAGGTGCGGGAGCGCTCCGGCGATCTGGCGAGCCGCCTCGCCAACAATCTGGGCGGGATGCTGACGATCAAGAGCTACGCGGCGGAGCAGTGGGAGAGCGAACGTCTCTGCGAACAGAGCCGTGCGTACCAAAGGAGTAACAGGAAGGCGATTCGCCTCTCGGCGGCCTTCATCCCCCTGATTCGCTTCGCGATCCTCTTTGCCTTCCTGGCGATCTTGGTGATTGGCGGCCTGCAGGCCTGGCGCGGCGCGATCGACGTCGGCACCTATTCCTTCTTGGTCTTCATCACCCAACGGCTGCTCTGGCCGCTGACGAGCCTTGGCCGCACCCTGGATGACTACCAGCGGGCCATGGCCTCCACCCAGCGCGTGCTGGATCTGGTCGACACCCCGATCGCGATCCCCAGCGGCGATCGCCCCCTGCCCCGGCAGAGCGTTCGCGGTCAGATCCGTTTTGAGGGGGTCAACTTTGGCTACAGCGGCAGGGACCTTCTGCTACGGGACTTTGATCTGGAGATCCCCGCCGGCAGCACGCTTGGGATCGTCGGCGCGACGGGTTCCGGCAAGAGCACGATCGTCAAATTGCTGCTGCGCCTCTATGAGCTGCAGAGCGGCACGATCCGCCTCGATGGTCAACCGGTCCAGACGTTGGAGCTGGGGGACCTGCGCAAGGCCATCGGCCTGGTCAGCCAGGAGGTCTTCCTCTTCCACGGGACCGTGGCCGAAAACATTGCCTACGGCAGCTTTGAAGCCTCACGCTCCGCGATCGAGCGGGCGGCGCAGCTGGCGGAGGCCTCCCGCTTCATCGAAGCCCTGCCCCAGGGGTACGACACGGTGGTGGGGGAGCGGGGCCAACGGCTCTCCGGGGGACAGCGCCAACGGATTGCCCTGGCCCGGGCGATCCTCAAAAACCCGCCCGTGCTGATCCTCGATGAGGCCACGGCGGCGGTGGACAACGAAACCGAGGCGGCCATCCAGCGCTCCCTGGATCGCATCACCTCCGAGCGCACGACCCTGGTGATCGCCCACCGCCTCTCCACCGTGCGCCATGCCGATCGGATCGTGGTCATGGACCAGGGACGGATCGTCGAAAGCGGGAGCCACGAGGAGCTGATCGCCGCCGGCGGTGCCTACGTCAATCTCTGGCGGGTTCAGGCGGGACTGCGCCAGGACGAGGCACTAGCCCTCTAA
- a CDS encoding LCP family protein: protein MPHRRDERGAMLTAIGFGLGGGLLLASPVADYLSSPQVSERHQLVNPFSSWNSLSDADVVILGTDVGGGNTDVMYTMRVQNGETKLLQVPRDTYINSSSFGPVKANALYAYGGPEAVKAELSKHLGRPVRHHILVNLAVIRRLGDALGGLEVNVPKRMWYHDNTQGLHIDLQPGRQVLKGRDLEGFLRFRHDEMGDIGRLDRQRLVLKALFKQITRPESLVRLPALLAVAGKDLRTDLGPMEIGGLISAMGSTDLNAERLRGRPFMHEGISYWKAEWPEATAAGAAASGSSERFKFLF from the coding sequence ATGCCCCACCGCCGCGACGAACGCGGCGCGATGCTGACCGCGATTGGCTTTGGGCTGGGTGGCGGACTCCTGCTGGCCTCGCCCGTGGCGGACTACCTCAGTAGCCCCCAGGTGAGCGAGCGCCATCAGCTCGTCAATCCCTTCAGCAGCTGGAACAGCCTGAGCGACGCCGATGTGGTGATCCTCGGCACCGACGTCGGCGGCGGGAACACCGACGTGATGTACACGATGCGTGTGCAGAACGGGGAAACCAAGCTGCTGCAGGTGCCCCGCGACACCTACATCAACTCCAGCAGCTTTGGCCCCGTGAAGGCCAATGCCCTTTACGCCTATGGCGGCCCCGAGGCCGTCAAAGCGGAGCTCTCCAAGCACCTGGGCCGCCCCGTGCGGCACCACATCCTGGTGAACCTGGCCGTGATCCGGCGCCTCGGGGATGCCCTGGGCGGCCTTGAGGTGAACGTGCCCAAGCGCATGTGGTATCACGACAACACCCAAGGCCTGCACATCGATCTGCAGCCCGGCCGCCAGGTCCTCAAGGGCAGAGACCTCGAAGGCTTCCTGCGCTTCCGCCACGACGAGATGGGTGACATCGGTCGCCTGGATCGCCAACGCCTGGTGCTGAAGGCCCTCTTCAAACAAATCACCCGACCGGAGAGCCTGGTGCGCCTTCCCGCGCTCCTGGCCGTGGCCGGCAAGGACCTGCGCACTGACCTCGGCCCGATGGAGATCGGCGGCCTGATCAGCGCGATGGGGAGCACCGACCTCAACGCCGAGCGCCTGAGGGGCCGTCCCTTTATGCACGAAGGCATCAGCTACTGGAAGGCCGAGTGGCCAGAAGCCACCGCCGCGGGCGCTGCAGCCTCCGGCAGCAGCGAGCGCTTCAAGTTCCTCTTCTAG
- a CDS encoding DUF6737 family protein, whose translation MPESQPAFWSLKPWWCQPWSILLTGVLAIAGSWFLLHRWWISAPVAVAVLAWWGLFLVAVPAAYRSGMLEEP comes from the coding sequence ATGCCTGAGAGTCAACCCGCCTTCTGGAGCCTGAAACCCTGGTGGTGTCAGCCCTGGTCCATCCTGTTGACCGGTGTTCTGGCGATCGCCGGCAGCTGGTTCCTGCTGCACCGCTGGTGGATCAGCGCACCGGTGGCCGTGGCCGTGTTGGCCTGGTGGGGACTGTTTCTGGTTGCCGTTCCTGCGGCCTACCGCTCCGGGATGCTTGAGGAGCCCTAG
- a CDS encoding FUSC family protein: protein MDALLVRNSLKMFTAVFITAAIALWFERIEFVWYPLMAVVIVVDDNDDHTVKAATARVMGTVVGGLVTFVVHTILSGWVGVLVSILLMIPVLRLFGWQSGLSTAATLSVMFLMIPRYEALDWHYVFNRGLDTVVGCLVALGVGLLFWPRNSYRELQSLDHRLLSDLQAQLARYEAWLAGQRERPTPLNTAPLTGDLMRMTDLVERERRGPRQKLLRSSRWQQRLRLWQIVQFHWIAWERLIEGMAPLDIQRAEPLQDSIRGLHQQLHGAGQTTPRRAPQRWQALALAQRLPLLQLLAFEEETRPLHAGLGTLARQPC, encoded by the coding sequence GTGGACGCCCTGCTGGTGCGCAACAGCCTGAAGATGTTCACAGCGGTGTTCATCACGGCGGCGATTGCGCTGTGGTTTGAGCGGATTGAGTTTGTTTGGTATCCGCTGATGGCGGTGGTGATTGTTGTTGATGACAACGATGACCACACCGTCAAAGCGGCGACCGCACGGGTGATGGGAACGGTGGTGGGCGGCCTGGTGACCTTTGTCGTCCACACCATCCTCAGCGGCTGGGTTGGTGTGCTGGTCTCGATCCTGTTGATGATTCCGGTTCTACGCCTCTTCGGCTGGCAATCGGGCCTGAGTACGGCCGCCACCTTGAGCGTGATGTTCCTGATGATTCCGCGCTACGAGGCGCTGGATTGGCACTACGTCTTCAACCGGGGCCTCGACACCGTCGTGGGCTGCCTGGTCGCCTTGGGGGTCGGTCTGTTGTTCTGGCCGCGCAACAGCTACCGGGAGTTGCAGAGCCTCGACCATCGACTCCTCTCGGATCTCCAGGCTCAACTGGCGCGGTACGAGGCCTGGCTGGCGGGCCAGCGCGAGCGGCCGACGCCCCTGAACACCGCCCCCCTGACGGGCGATCTGATGCGGATGACGGACCTGGTGGAGCGGGAACGCCGCGGCCCACGTCAGAAGCTCCTGCGCTCCAGCCGCTGGCAACAACGGTTGCGGCTCTGGCAGATCGTGCAATTCCACTGGATCGCCTGGGAGCGCTTGATCGAGGGGATGGCCCCGCTCGACATCCAACGCGCCGAGCCGCTGCAGGACAGCATTCGCGGGTTGCATCAGCAGCTGCATGGCGCAGGACAAACCACGCCACGCCGCGCACCCCAGCGCTGGCAAGCGCTCGCCCTCGCCCAACGGCTTCCCCTGCTGCAGTTGCTGGCCTTTGAAGAAGAGACCCGCCCCCTGCACGCCGGCCTCGGAACCCTGGCACGACAGCCATGCTGA
- a CDS encoding FUSC family protein: MLINRAELRLALAAGLCNGFATMSGLAYGFYSPLAVVSVGTGSYGGAIELGRQRLLGTVLGSILLLVGYWGLRDLPMPIAIAITLAALRLLGGWLKLLVGYKVGGLIVVMGWLSHSTNLGTWIPLRFFWTAFGVLVGLLSLRLFWPARSFDTVLKQYGDLFRDLRLTYQDLAQRLVQDSAAGPELADYRRLRARLISLRGLRPSLTLELGEGASRHPSVQLVQCLDDACSRLILMVGGMVRRAPTLNDSALIEQLHAGEAALLRALSTRLEQWEVQLAARRRSLPSPPSAALALPQAWLDLNRELADPSLNRIPLERLERIAARLLLCRQAEQAMQDAERTWGALLPR, encoded by the coding sequence ATGCTGATCAACCGCGCCGAATTGCGGCTGGCCTTGGCCGCTGGTCTCTGCAATGGCTTCGCCACGATGAGCGGCTTGGCCTATGGCTTTTATTCCCCACTGGCCGTGGTGTCAGTCGGGACTGGCAGTTACGGCGGCGCGATCGAGTTGGGCCGTCAACGGCTCCTCGGAACCGTGCTCGGCTCGATCCTGCTGCTGGTGGGCTACTGGGGCTTGCGGGATCTGCCGATGCCGATCGCCATCGCGATCACCCTGGCGGCACTACGGCTCCTCGGTGGATGGCTGAAGCTCTTGGTGGGCTACAAGGTGGGCGGCCTGATCGTGGTGATGGGTTGGCTCTCCCACTCCACCAACCTGGGCACCTGGATTCCCCTTCGCTTCTTCTGGACGGCCTTTGGCGTCCTCGTGGGTCTGCTCAGCCTGCGGCTGTTCTGGCCGGCGCGAAGCTTCGACACCGTCCTCAAGCAGTACGGCGACCTCTTCCGCGACCTGCGCTTGACGTACCAGGACCTGGCCCAGCGGCTGGTGCAGGACAGCGCGGCGGGGCCTGAATTGGCGGACTACAGGCGCCTGCGCGCGCGGCTGATCAGCCTGCGGGGCCTGCGCCCCTCGCTCACACTTGAACTCGGTGAGGGCGCCAGTCGCCATCCCAGCGTTCAGCTGGTGCAGTGCCTGGATGACGCCTGCTCGCGCCTGATCCTGATGGTTGGAGGCATGGTGCGCCGGGCACCGACCCTGAACGACAGCGCCCTGATCGAGCAGCTCCATGCCGGCGAGGCCGCCTTGCTGCGGGCGCTGAGCACACGGCTGGAGCAGTGGGAAGTGCAACTCGCCGCGCGGCGCCGCAGCCTGCCGTCACCGCCGAGCGCTGCCCTGGCCCTGCCCCAGGCCTGGCTCGATCTAAACCGCGAACTGGCGGACCCCAGCTTGAACCGGATCCCGCTAGAGCGGCTGGAGCGCATCGCCGCCAGGCTGCTGCTCTGCCGCCAGGCCGAGCAAGCCATGCAGGATGCCGAACGGACCTGGGGCGCCCTCTTGCCCCGCTAG
- a CDS encoding NHLP bacteriocin system secretion protein, with product MWQQRRQELQQRWLGLSDHNQVGVCLAGVGGVLALWAVFWPVPTEVSGQGVFLYPDSAGVLNARSGGQVLDVGVKVGEPVRKGQVLMTLYLPVLEKQLAQQRGNLAQLERINTDLDQRDLRRLETEQRAVEVALAKLSDDSTRYAQLQSTYSSKLSNLDWLARREVVAPLSREVVAVQQGFTNTSVDLDAVKIQRKKVLTDYEQVKLMIETEALNRRYQIDDLKLQIRVTEAQIAYDGEVVAGRDGNLLDIQVISGQTVSTGQRLGTIGRPQKPGAKAPPLRAVAYFSPADARRLPLGLRMELVPQWKQRGRFGGIVGQVSQVLTLPATEDDVSTTTGNPQLAKELTKEGPVMRAEIELGRDSWSNDGYRWTLSGGSGVFPVRDGLTLNAYGYVEWRSPLSYVLPGLRSLTGGYRTLRIDALWNRPFLRQPGTLE from the coding sequence ATGTGGCAGCAACGGCGGCAGGAACTCCAGCAGCGTTGGCTGGGGTTGAGTGACCACAACCAGGTGGGTGTTTGCCTGGCGGGGGTCGGTGGTGTGCTGGCGCTCTGGGCGGTGTTTTGGCCCGTGCCGACCGAGGTGAGTGGTCAAGGGGTCTTCCTCTACCCGGACAGCGCCGGGGTGCTTAACGCCCGCTCCGGCGGTCAGGTGCTGGATGTCGGCGTCAAGGTCGGTGAGCCCGTGCGCAAAGGCCAGGTCTTGATGACCTTGTATTTGCCCGTGCTGGAGAAACAGCTGGCGCAGCAGCGGGGCAACTTGGCCCAGTTGGAGCGGATTAACACCGATCTCGACCAGCGCGATCTGCGTCGGCTGGAGACCGAACAGCGGGCCGTGGAGGTGGCCCTGGCGAAATTGAGCGACGACAGCACCCGCTACGCCCAGCTTCAGTCCACCTACAGCTCCAAACTCAGCAACCTCGATTGGCTGGCGCGCCGCGAGGTCGTGGCGCCCCTCTCCCGCGAGGTGGTGGCGGTGCAGCAGGGGTTCACCAACACCAGCGTCGACCTGGATGCCGTGAAGATCCAGCGCAAGAAGGTGCTGACCGATTACGAGCAGGTGAAGCTCATGATCGAGACCGAGGCCCTGAACCGCCGCTACCAGATCGACGACCTCAAGCTACAGATCCGCGTCACGGAAGCCCAGATCGCCTACGACGGGGAGGTGGTGGCCGGCCGTGACGGCAACCTGCTCGACATCCAGGTGATCTCCGGTCAAACGGTGTCCACCGGGCAGCGACTGGGGACGATCGGTCGTCCGCAGAAGCCCGGTGCCAAGGCTCCTCCGTTGCGGGCCGTCGCCTACTTCTCTCCCGCCGATGCCCGTCGCTTGCCGCTGGGGTTGCGGATGGAGCTCGTGCCGCAGTGGAAACAGCGCGGGCGCTTCGGCGGCATCGTCGGTCAGGTCAGCCAGGTCCTCACCCTGCCGGCCACCGAGGACGATGTCTCCACCACGACGGGCAACCCCCAGTTGGCCAAGGAGCTCACCAAGGAGGGTCCGGTTATGCGTGCGGAGATCGAGCTTGGGCGCGACAGTTGGAGCAATGACGGCTACCGCTGGACCCTCTCCGGGGGCAGTGGGGTCTTCCCCGTCCGCGATGGCTTGACTCTGAACGCCTACGGCTACGTGGAGTGGCGCTCCCCCTTGAGTTATGTGCTTCCGGGGCTGCGTTCGCTCACCGGCGGCTACCGCACCCTCAGAATTGACGCGCTATGGAACCGTCCCTTCCTCAGGCAGCCCGGAACCTTGGAGTGA